The following proteins are encoded in a genomic region of Brachypodium distachyon strain Bd21 chromosome 1, Brachypodium_distachyon_v3.0, whole genome shotgun sequence:
- the LOC104581572 gene encoding cysteine-rich receptor-like protein kinase 10 — MGLPQNRLVSNRRLLGTSASPPAVGPSPSSPDGMKIMLAVLVVVIFCTLFYCVYCWRWRKRNAAVRRTQNEILRTISSSDLPLMDLALIHDATTNFSDANKLGEGGFGPVYRGVLPSGTEIAVKRLSTRSRQGTIEFENEVELIAKLQHRNLVRLMGWCSQHDEKLLVYEYLPNRSLDAFLFDTSKSAQLDWNTRHNIILGVARGLLYLHEDSLLKVVHRDLKASNVLLDNKMNPKISDFGLARIFRDGCNRVNTGRVVGTYGYMAPEFVMDGVFSVKSDVFGFGVLLLEILSGQRNGISYLEEHQQSLIQDAWKLWTDGRAKEIMDPTLGESYSREEAWGCFQVGLLCVQDDPDIRPTMSNVMLMLIGDHTSFPTPCKPLRNVPMSAPSSARKSESSLSLKSLNYASITAVQPR, encoded by the exons ATGGGGTTGCCACAGAACCGCCTTGTGAGCAACCGCCGGCTGCTGGGCACAtcagcctcgccgccggctgttGGCCCAAGTCCGTCCAGTCCGGACGGGATGAAGATCATGTTGGCAGTTCTGGTGGTGGTCATCTTCTGCACGCTATTCTACTGCGTCTACTGCTGGCGCTGGCGGAAGCGCAACG CCGCCGTCAGGAGAACGCAGAACGAGATCCTGAGAACCATCTCAAGCTCGGACTTGCCGCTCATGGACCTCGCCTTGATCCACGACGCCACCACCAACTTCTCCGATGCCAACAAGCTCGGCGAAGGCGGCTTCGGCCCGGTCTACAGA GGCGTGCTGCCAAGCGGTACCGAGATTGCGGTGAAGCGCCTGTCCACGCGGTCGCGGCAAGGCACGATAGAGTTTGAGAACGAGGTAGAGCTGATTGCAAAACTGCAGCACCGCAACTTGGTGCGGCTCATGGGCTGGTGCTCCCAACACGACGAGAAGCTGCTGGTGTACGAATACTTGCCCAACCGTAGCCTCGACGCCTTCCTCTTCG ACACGAGCAAGAGCGCGCAGCTGGATTGGAACACTCGGCACAACATCATCTTGGGCGTTGCCCGTGGGCTGCTCTACCTCCACGAGGACTCGTTGCTCAAGGTTGTCCACCGGGACCTCAAGGCTAGCAACGTGCTCCTTGACAACAAGATGAACCCAAAGATCTCCGACTTCGGGCTTGCCAGGATCTTCCGGGACGGGTGCAATAGGGTCAACACGGGACGTGTCGTCGGAACCTA CGGATACATGGCGCCGGAGTTCGTCATGGATGGCGTCTTCTCTGTGAAGTCAGACGTATTTGGCTTCGGCGTCCTCCTGCTAGAGATCCTGAGCGGGCAGCGGAACGGCATATCGTACCTTGAGGAGCACCAGCAATCCCTCATCCAAGAT GCATGGAAGTTGTGGACTGATGGTCGGGCCAAGGAGATCATGGACCCGACGCTTGGGGAATCCTACTCAAGGGAGGAAGCATGGGGTTGCTTCCAAGTCGGCCTCCTCTGCGTGCAAGACGACCCCGACATTCGGCCGACCATGTCCAATGTCATGCTCATGCTGATCGGTGATCACACGAGCTTTCCTACGCCATGCAAGCCACTGAGGAACGTCCCGATGTCAGCGCCATCATCTGCGCGGAAGAGCGAGTCGTCGCTGTCGCTCAAGTCGCTCAACTATGCCTCCATCACTGCCGTCCAGCCACGATGA